In the genome of Lynx canadensis isolate LIC74 chromosome F1, mLynCan4.pri.v2, whole genome shotgun sequence, one region contains:
- the SYT11 gene encoding synaptotagmin-11, whose amino-acid sequence MAEITNIRPSFDVSPVVAGLVGASVLVVCVSVTVFVWTCCHQRAEKKHKTPPYKFIHMLKGISIYPETLSNKKKIIKVRRDKDGPGREGGRGSVLVDAAEAGLLGRDKGPGGPSSGSCMDQLPIKVDYGEELRSPVASLTPGESKTTSPSSPEEDVMLGSLTFSVDYNFPKKALVVTIQEAHGLPVMDEQTQGSDPYIKMTILPDKRHRVKTRVLRKTLDPVFDETFTFYGIPYSQLQDLVLHFLVLSFDRFSRDDVIGEVMVPLAGVDPSTGKAQLTRDITKRNIQKCISRGELQVSLSYQPVAQRMTVVVLKARHLPKMDITGLSGNPYVKVNVYYGRKRIAKKKTHVKKCTLNPVFNESFVYDIPPDLLPDISIEFLVIDFDRTTKNEAVGRLILGAHSITTSGAEHWREVCESPRKPVAKWHSLSEY is encoded by the exons ATGTGTCGCCGGTGGTGGCCGGCCTCGTCGGGGCGTCCGTGCTTGTGGTGTGCGTCTCGGTGACCGTCTTCGTGTGGACGTGCTGCCACCAGCGGGCAGAGAAGAAGCACAAGACCCCCCCCTATAAGTTTATCCACATGCTCAAAGGCATCAGCATATACCCAGAGACCCTCAGCAAcaagaagaaaatcatcaaagtGCGGAGAGACAAAGACGGCCCCgggagggaaggggggcgggggagcgtGCTGGTGGACGCGGCGGAGGCTGGCCTGCTGGGCCGAGACAAAGGCCCCGGGGGCCCCAGCTCTGGATCTTGTATGGACCAGCTACCTATTAAAGTGGACTATGGGGAAGAACTGAGGAGCCCCGTCGCGAGCCTGACCCCCGGGGAGAGCAAAACCACTTCTCCGTCGTCTCCGGAGGAGGACGTCATGCTAGGATCCCTCACCTTCTCGGTGGACTATAACTTCCCGAAAAAAGCGCTGGTGGTGACAATCCAGGAGGCTCACGGGCTGCCGGTGATGGATGAACAGACCCAGGGCTCCGACCCCTACATCAAAATGACCATCCTTCCCGACAAGCGGCATCGGGTGAAGACCAGAGTGCTGCGGAAGACCCTGGACCCCGTGTTTGACGAGACCTTCACCTTCTACGGCATCCCGTACAGCCAGCTGCAAGACCTGGTGCTCCACTTCCTCGTCCTCAGCTTTGACCGCTTCTCCCGGGACGACGTCATCGGGGAGGTCATGGTGCCGCTGGCCGGCGTGGACCCCAGCACGGGCAAGGCACAGCTGACCAGGGACATCACCAAAAGGAACATCCAG AAGTGCATTAGCAGAGGGGAGCTCCAGGTGTCTCTGTCATACCAGCCCGTGGCACAGAGAATGACAGTGGTGGTTCTCAAAGCCCGACACCTGCCGAAAATGGACATCACCGGTCTCTCAGGTA ATCCTTACGTCAAGGTGAACGTCTACTACGGCAGAAAGCGCATCGCCAAGAAGAAAACCCATGTGAAAAAGTGCACTTTGAACCCAGTCTTCAACGAGTCTTTCGTCTACGACATCCCCCCTGACCTGCTGCCTGACATCAGCATCGAGTTTCTGGTCATCGACTTCGACCGCACCACCAAGAACGAGGCGGTGGGGAGGCTGATCCTGGGGGCACACAGCATCACCACCAGCGGGGCGGAGCACTGGAGGGAGGTGTGCGAGAGCCCCCGCAAGCCCGTGGCCAAGTGGCACAGTCTGAGCGAATACTAA